In Microbacterium sp. SLBN-146, one genomic interval encodes:
- a CDS encoding YqaJ viral recombinase family protein, producing MTPELAARIVADSRDRVAWVRARSRGITATDVAALTSERAIHRAADAKLMGSGFSGNAYTAHGRQREPEIAAWVAATHGILPSSALFHAVVEKRHLATPDGIAVDSAGRVTLAEIKTTNKSWRSIPRTYLRQIFWQQHVLGAERTLVAWEQHDGFVPVGDEPRCAWVDRDQSEIDKLVHLATALIDELHRRHLRGRPDAERPPVEERMPRTRSPREPFRALALAE from the coding sequence GTGACTCCCGAACTCGCTGCCCGGATCGTCGCGGACTCCCGCGATCGGGTCGCGTGGGTCAGGGCACGGTCGCGCGGGATCACGGCGACGGATGTCGCGGCATTGACGTCCGAGCGCGCCATCCACCGCGCCGCCGACGCCAAGCTCATGGGCTCGGGGTTCTCCGGCAACGCCTACACGGCGCACGGCCGTCAGCGCGAACCCGAGATCGCCGCCTGGGTCGCCGCGACGCACGGCATCCTGCCGTCGTCGGCACTCTTCCACGCCGTCGTCGAGAAGCGCCACCTGGCGACGCCGGACGGCATCGCCGTCGACTCCGCAGGACGCGTGACCCTCGCCGAGATCAAGACGACGAACAAATCGTGGCGCAGCATTCCCCGCACCTACCTCCGTCAGATCTTCTGGCAGCAGCACGTGCTCGGAGCCGAGCGCACCCTCGTCGCGTGGGAGCAGCACGACGGCTTCGTCCCCGTCGGAGACGAGCCTCGATGCGCGTGGGTCGACCGCGACCAGTCCGAGATCGACAAGCTCGTCCACCTCGCGACGGCCCTGATCGACGAGCTTCACCGTCGCCACCTCCGCGGACGCCCTGACGCCGAGCGACCGCCCGTCGAAGAGCGGATGCCGCGGACTCGCTCTCCGCGCGAGCCTTTCCGCGCCCTCGCGCTGGCGGAGTGA
- the rplJ gene encoding 50S ribosomal protein L10, translating to MAQKDASVAELTKNFEDSTAVLLTEYRGLTVAELKELRNSIRQDAEYAVVKNTLTKIAAGNAGVTGLDDDLKGPSAIAFVHGDPVAVAKGLRAFAKAHPHLVVKGGYFDGAPLTAEEVNKLADLESREVLLAKLAGAMKASLTKAAYVFNALPSKAVRTVDALREKQESAA from the coding sequence ATGGCGCAGAAGGATGCATCGGTCGCCGAGCTCACGAAGAACTTCGAGGACTCGACCGCCGTTCTGCTGACCGAGTACCGCGGTCTGACAGTTGCCGAGCTCAAGGAGCTTCGCAACAGCATTCGTCAGGACGCGGAATACGCCGTGGTGAAGAACACGCTGACCAAGATCGCCGCGGGCAACGCGGGGGTCACGGGACTCGACGACGACCTCAAGGGTCCGTCGGCGATCGCGTTCGTGCACGGTGACCCGGTCGCCGTCGCGAAGGGTCTGCGTGCCTTTGCCAAGGCACACCCTCATCTCGTGGTCAAGGGCGGCTACTTCGACGGTGCCCCCCTGACTGCAGAAGAGGTCAACAAGCTCGCCGACCTCGAGAGCCGTGAAGTCCTGCTGGCGAAGCTCGCCGGCGCGATGAAGGCCTCGCTGACGAAGGCGGCCTACGTCTTCAACGCACTGCCGTCGAAGGCCGTTCGCACGGTCGACGCGCTGCGTGAGAAGCAGGAGTCCGCGGCCTGA
- the rplL gene encoding 50S ribosomal protein L7/L12, which produces MAKLSTEELLDAFKELTLIELSEFVKAFEETFDVTAAAPVAVAAGAPAGGAPAEEVEEKDSFDVVLEAAGDKKIQVIKVVRELTSLGLGEAKAVVDGAPKAVLEGANKEAAEKAKAALEEAGATVTLK; this is translated from the coding sequence ATGGCAAAGCTCAGCACTGAGGAGCTGCTCGACGCGTTCAAGGAGCTCACGCTCATCGAGCTCTCGGAGTTCGTCAAGGCGTTCGAGGAGACCTTCGACGTCACCGCCGCCGCCCCCGTCGCCGTCGCCGCTGGCGCACCGGCCGGTGGCGCCCCCGCCGAAGAGGTCGAGGAGAAGGACTCGTTCGACGTCGTTCTCGAGGCTGCAGGCGACAAGAAGATCCAGGTCATCAAGGTCGTCCGCGAGCTCACCTCGCTCGGCCTCGGTGAGGCGAAGGCCGTCGTCGACGGTGCCCCCAAGGCTGTCCTCGAGGGCGCCAACAAGGAGGCCGCCGAGAAGGCCAAGGCCGCTCTCGAAGAGGCCGGCGCGACCGTCACCCTCAAGTAA
- a CDS encoding alpha-mannosidase has protein sequence MGADLDVGRLRVRLDRAISDVIEPATVARRAPLTTAVWAIEGEPLPFSAVANAEFTPIAPGTPWGPPWSTAWFRVTGRVPREWDDAPVEVDIDLGFEQGWAGFQAEGLVCDPDGVILKGIEPLNTHVRLPSASGREVHLLVEAAANPDILRHETFSPTPLGHPRTAGSTPLYVFTRADLVQRDPVVQDLLDDVRVLRGLIDVLPEDRPRSARVRRALSDMLAALDPRRVAETAAAARVPLAEVLAQPAVASAHTVDAVGHAHIDSAWLWPVRETIRKCARTFSNVLDLMEEDPEFVFACSSAQQYAWIEQHYPQLHERIAARITEGRWIVTGGMWVESDTMMPSGESLVRQFSEGAAYFRDAFGLDAAGAWLPDSFGYSAGMPQIAVAAGARWFLTQKLSWNDTNRMPHHTFWWRGIDGSRIFTHFPPSDTYSAHVTPAELDLAERQFTEHASSSRSLMLFGHGDGGGGPTRRMMAAARRSADLEGLPRVRVVSPDDFFVAAMDEQPDAPEWAGELYLELHRGTLTSQARTKAGNRRNERLLLAAELWCTTAAVRTGREYPLALLRDAWRTVLLLQFHDILPGSAIGWVHEQAEAAHAEVTATLEREIAAALAALVGDGDQELLANASAVEVNEVAAGAVSLATSRTIATGRDTPDGIVLEDDRARVVWDRTGAVRSFVDLASGREVVPAGDSWGTLRLHPDRPARWDAWDVERHYDESVENLGPPASIDVAEGIVTVSWQRGDSSFRQSWSLDDGCLQLRVVVDWEERGLLLKLGLPLDVRSAFFATETQFGHVMRPLAKNTSWDEARFEVCQHRWMHVGEPDFGIAIANDTTYGLAVRSDARAGVDVGISLLRGTEFPDPASDRGHHEFRFAMRAGASIGDAVRLGRSLDAALTPVRGGGAVEPLVTLESATLIRESVTLAHDGSGDVIVRVSESRGGRGRGILSTSFSWTDAALVDLHESPLPSDAAALEGVQITVEPEHRRVTIDDRAFGLLTLRLRR, from the coding sequence ATGGGAGCCGACCTCGACGTGGGACGACTGCGCGTCCGCCTCGACCGGGCGATCTCGGACGTCATCGAGCCTGCCACCGTCGCGCGGCGCGCGCCGCTCACGACAGCGGTGTGGGCGATCGAGGGAGAGCCTCTCCCGTTCTCGGCCGTCGCGAACGCGGAGTTCACGCCCATCGCGCCCGGGACACCGTGGGGCCCGCCGTGGTCGACCGCATGGTTCCGCGTGACCGGCAGAGTGCCGCGTGAGTGGGATGATGCGCCCGTCGAAGTCGACATCGACCTCGGATTCGAACAGGGATGGGCCGGGTTCCAAGCAGAGGGTCTCGTCTGCGACCCCGACGGCGTCATCCTGAAGGGGATCGAGCCGCTCAATACGCATGTGCGTCTCCCCTCGGCATCCGGACGAGAGGTCCACCTCCTCGTCGAGGCTGCCGCGAATCCCGACATCCTGCGCCATGAGACGTTCTCTCCGACTCCACTCGGGCACCCGCGGACGGCGGGGAGCACGCCGCTGTACGTCTTCACACGCGCAGACCTCGTGCAACGGGACCCCGTCGTCCAGGACCTCCTCGACGACGTGCGGGTGCTCCGGGGACTGATCGACGTGCTTCCCGAGGACCGTCCGCGTTCAGCGCGGGTGCGGCGAGCACTGTCCGACATGCTCGCGGCGCTCGACCCGCGCCGCGTCGCCGAGACCGCTGCCGCTGCGCGTGTCCCGCTCGCGGAGGTGCTCGCCCAGCCCGCCGTCGCTTCCGCCCATACGGTCGACGCGGTGGGACATGCGCACATCGACTCGGCCTGGCTCTGGCCTGTCCGCGAGACGATCCGCAAGTGCGCCCGCACGTTCTCCAACGTCCTGGACCTCATGGAGGAAGACCCCGAGTTCGTCTTCGCGTGCTCGTCCGCGCAGCAGTATGCGTGGATCGAGCAGCACTATCCGCAGCTGCACGAGCGCATCGCCGCGCGGATCACGGAGGGGCGGTGGATCGTGACGGGCGGAATGTGGGTGGAATCGGACACCATGATGCCGAGCGGCGAGTCGCTCGTCCGCCAGTTCTCCGAGGGAGCCGCGTACTTCCGGGACGCCTTCGGGCTCGACGCAGCAGGGGCCTGGCTCCCCGACTCGTTCGGCTACTCGGCGGGCATGCCCCAGATCGCCGTCGCGGCGGGCGCTCGTTGGTTCCTGACGCAGAAGCTGTCCTGGAACGACACCAACCGGATGCCGCACCACACGTTCTGGTGGAGGGGCATCGACGGCTCCCGCATATTCACGCACTTCCCGCCTTCTGACACCTACAGCGCGCACGTGACGCCCGCTGAACTCGACCTCGCGGAGCGCCAGTTCACAGAGCACGCCTCCTCTTCACGGTCGCTCATGCTCTTCGGCCATGGCGACGGGGGCGGGGGGCCCACCCGCAGGATGATGGCCGCGGCACGACGCTCGGCGGATCTCGAAGGACTCCCCCGCGTTCGCGTCGTCTCTCCGGACGACTTCTTCGTCGCCGCGATGGACGAGCAGCCCGATGCCCCCGAGTGGGCGGGCGAGCTGTACCTGGAGCTGCACCGCGGAACTCTCACGTCGCAAGCCCGCACGAAGGCGGGGAACAGACGGAACGAGCGACTTCTGCTCGCCGCCGAGCTGTGGTGCACGACGGCCGCCGTGCGAACGGGCCGCGAGTATCCGCTCGCCCTGCTGCGCGACGCGTGGCGCACCGTCCTGCTGCTCCAGTTCCACGACATCCTCCCGGGATCGGCGATCGGATGGGTGCACGAGCAGGCCGAGGCGGCGCACGCGGAGGTCACGGCAACGCTCGAGCGCGAGATCGCCGCCGCTCTGGCGGCGCTCGTCGGCGACGGAGACCAGGAGCTCCTGGCCAACGCGAGCGCCGTCGAGGTGAACGAAGTCGCGGCAGGCGCGGTGTCCCTCGCGACATCGCGCACCATCGCGACCGGTCGCGACACTCCGGACGGGATCGTGCTGGAGGACGACCGTGCACGCGTCGTGTGGGACCGCACCGGCGCCGTACGTTCGTTCGTCGACCTCGCGAGCGGACGCGAGGTGGTGCCCGCCGGCGATTCGTGGGGCACCCTGCGCCTTCACCCCGACCGGCCCGCGCGGTGGGATGCGTGGGACGTCGAGCGTCACTACGACGAATCCGTCGAGAACCTCGGCCCCCCGGCATCCATCGATGTCGCCGAGGGCATCGTCACGGTCTCATGGCAGCGCGGGGATTCGTCGTTCCGTCAGTCCTGGTCGCTCGACGACGGCTGCCTGCAGCTGCGCGTCGTCGTCGACTGGGAGGAGCGCGGGCTCCTGCTCAAACTCGGCCTGCCGCTCGACGTCCGCTCCGCGTTCTTCGCCACGGAGACGCAGTTCGGGCACGTGATGCGGCCTCTCGCGAAGAACACGTCGTGGGACGAAGCGCGCTTCGAAGTGTGCCAGCACCGGTGGATGCACGTGGGCGAACCGGACTTCGGAATCGCCATCGCGAACGACACCACCTACGGCCTCGCCGTCCGATCGGACGCGCGCGCGGGGGTCGACGTCGGAATCAGCCTGCTCCGCGGAACGGAGTTCCCCGACCCGGCATCCGATCGCGGCCACCACGAGTTCCGATTCGCGATGCGGGCAGGCGCGTCGATCGGCGACGCCGTGCGCCTGGGACGGAGCCTGGATGCTGCGCTGACGCCCGTGCGCGGCGGCGGCGCGGTCGAGCCGCTCGTCACCCTCGAGTCCGCGACGCTCATCCGCGAGAGCGTCACGCTCGCCCACGACGGCAGCGGTGATGTCATCGTGCGGGTCTCCGAATCGCGAGGCGGCCGAGGTCGCGGCATCCTGTCGACATCGTTCTCATGGACGGACGCAGCGCTCGTCGACCTGCACGAGAGCCCTCTGCCCTCGGACGCCGCAGCCCTCGAGGGCGTGCAGATCACGGTGGAACCCGAGCACCGACGCGTCACGATCGACGACCGCGCATTCGGCCTCCTGACGCTGCGCCTGCGGCGCTGA
- a CDS encoding LacI family DNA-binding transcriptional regulator, which yields MSGIAEVAALAGVSKATASRALSGAGYVSEATRARVTDAAEQLQYVPSTHAVGLATGRTKTIGVLMPVISRWFFAEVLEGIQAALLERGLDLTLYQAPPATAAREKILRELLVRKRIEGLIAVGLEPTDPEWERLSALQKPLVAIVGSSPRASVVAIDDDHAVRRATEHLIALGHRRIAFIGGDGRADSPQVDRNRFAGYRDAMADAGLSDSIAHIHSPVSLPGGYSAAVDALAARDRPTGLVAVCDEVAVGAIIAARRLGIQVPGELSVTGIDDHEYAEMFSLTTLEQRPRLQGSSAVELLLDHIGDPGKPAVTVNMKARLIVRGSTQALGVSAAARATRA from the coding sequence ATGTCCGGGATCGCCGAGGTCGCTGCGTTGGCGGGTGTCTCGAAGGCGACCGCCAGTCGGGCGCTGAGCGGCGCAGGGTACGTGTCGGAAGCGACCCGGGCGAGAGTGACGGATGCTGCCGAGCAGCTGCAGTACGTACCTTCTACCCATGCCGTCGGCCTCGCGACGGGCCGCACCAAGACGATCGGCGTCCTCATGCCGGTCATCTCGCGATGGTTCTTCGCCGAAGTGCTCGAGGGCATCCAGGCGGCCCTTCTCGAGCGGGGCCTCGATCTGACCCTCTATCAGGCACCGCCCGCGACGGCGGCCCGGGAGAAGATCCTCCGCGAACTCCTCGTCCGCAAGCGGATCGAGGGGCTCATCGCCGTCGGACTGGAGCCGACGGATCCCGAGTGGGAGCGTCTGAGCGCCCTGCAGAAGCCTCTCGTCGCGATCGTCGGATCATCGCCGCGCGCGAGCGTCGTCGCGATCGACGACGACCACGCCGTGCGGCGCGCGACGGAACACCTCATCGCTCTGGGCCACCGCCGCATCGCCTTCATCGGCGGTGACGGGCGTGCCGATTCCCCGCAGGTCGATCGCAACCGGTTCGCCGGCTACCGCGACGCGATGGCGGACGCGGGACTGTCCGACTCGATCGCCCACATCCACTCCCCCGTGTCGCTGCCCGGAGGATACTCGGCCGCCGTCGACGCGCTCGCTGCGCGCGACCGTCCGACCGGGCTCGTCGCGGTGTGCGACGAGGTCGCGGTCGGGGCGATCATCGCCGCGCGGCGACTGGGCATCCAGGTTCCCGGCGAACTCAGCGTGACGGGCATCGACGACCACGAGTACGCCGAGATGTTCTCTCTCACGACCCTCGAGCAGCGCCCGCGGCTTCAGGGTTCTTCCGCCGTCGAGCTGCTGCTGGACCACATCGGCGACCCTGGCAAACCCGCCGTCACGGTGAACATGAAGGCGCGTCTCATCGTGCGCGGCTCGACGCAGGCGCTCGGGGTCAGCGCGGCCGCCCGCGCGACGAGGGCCTGA
- a CDS encoding ABC transporter substrate-binding protein, whose translation MKSMRKSRLVITIAAVGVAGMALAGCSGGGDNGGGDATDADCTEYEQYGTFEGDSVEVYTTIQGVELDQMVQTFDAFQACTGIQVDVVGTQEAETQINVRAAAGDAPELMIIPQPGLLQRLVGDGYVLPAAQSVEDNVDEFWSEAWKGYGTVDGTFYSAPLMASVKGWVWYSPADFEERGIEVPETWDELLDITEQLAADNESATYRPWCVGFGSGDATGWPGTDWIEDIVLRTAGPEVYDQWVTGDVKFSDPEIVTAFDEVGKILLNPDYVNGGFGGVESIVSTTFNDGGLPILDGNCSMHHQASFYEAQWPEGTVVAPDGDIWAFLTPKADPSAGDAVTGGGEFVAKFVEGEAVDAVQTFMASDTWANLRVGLGGVISANKGLDPELAGSELGRAAIEILQGEDTVFRFDGSDLMPAAVGTSSFWTGMNDWVVGTSDTQQVVEFIDSTWP comes from the coding sequence ATGAAGAGCATGCGAAAGAGCAGGCTCGTCATCACCATCGCGGCCGTCGGCGTCGCGGGGATGGCGCTCGCCGGCTGTAGCGGCGGTGGCGACAACGGCGGGGGAGACGCCACAGACGCCGACTGCACCGAATACGAGCAGTACGGAACGTTCGAGGGTGACAGCGTCGAGGTCTACACGACCATCCAGGGCGTCGAGCTCGACCAGATGGTCCAGACGTTCGACGCCTTCCAGGCCTGCACGGGCATCCAGGTGGATGTCGTCGGCACGCAGGAGGCCGAGACGCAGATCAACGTGCGCGCGGCCGCGGGCGACGCGCCCGAACTCATGATCATCCCGCAGCCGGGTCTGCTGCAGCGTCTCGTCGGCGACGGCTACGTCCTGCCGGCTGCGCAGTCGGTCGAGGACAACGTCGACGAGTTCTGGTCGGAAGCCTGGAAGGGCTACGGCACGGTCGACGGCACCTTCTACTCGGCTCCCCTCATGGCCAGCGTCAAGGGGTGGGTCTGGTACTCGCCGGCCGACTTCGAAGAGCGCGGCATCGAGGTCCCCGAGACGTGGGACGAGCTCCTCGACATCACGGAGCAGCTCGCCGCCGACAACGAGTCGGCGACGTACCGCCCCTGGTGCGTCGGCTTCGGCTCCGGTGACGCGACCGGATGGCCGGGCACCGACTGGATCGAGGACATCGTCCTGCGCACCGCCGGCCCCGAGGTCTACGACCAGTGGGTGACGGGCGACGTCAAGTTCTCCGACCCGGAGATCGTCACGGCGTTCGACGAGGTGGGCAAGATCCTCCTCAACCCGGACTACGTCAACGGCGGCTTCGGCGGCGTCGAGTCGATCGTCTCCACGACGTTCAACGACGGCGGCCTGCCGATCCTCGACGGGAACTGCTCGATGCACCACCAGGCATCGTTCTACGAGGCGCAGTGGCCCGAGGGTACGGTCGTCGCACCCGACGGTGACATCTGGGCGTTCCTGACCCCGAAGGCTGACCCGTCCGCGGGCGACGCCGTCACGGGCGGTGGCGAGTTCGTCGCGAAGTTCGTCGAGGGTGAGGCGGTCGACGCCGTTCAGACCTTCATGGCGAGCGACACGTGGGCCAACCTCCGCGTCGGCCTCGGCGGCGTCATCAGCGCCAACAAGGGTCTCGACCCCGAACTGGCCGGTAGCGAGCTCGGTCGCGCGGCGATCGAGATCCTGCAGGGCGAGGACACGGTCTTCCGCTTCGACGGATCCGACCTCATGCCCGCCGCCGTCGGAACGAGCTCGTTCTGGACGGGCATGAACGACTGGGTGGTGGGAACCAGCGACACCCAGCAGGTCGTGGAGTTCATCGACAGCACCTGGCCGTAA
- a CDS encoding carbohydrate ABC transporter permease, translating into MRGDDFWGSFGEKLGVLAIGLAAFAAVVGLVLFLADRAPKKGRDVIQLIAFLAPAVILLAVGLVYPAIRTTLLSFTNRRGEWVGLDNFFWIFTQPNTLVVLGNTVLWVILVPTVSTLVGLAYAIFIDKSKGEKTLKSLVFLPMAISFVGAGVIWRFVYEYRAEGFEQIGILNQVVVWLGGEPQQWLINSPMNTIFLIIVMIWIQTGFAMVLLSAAIKAVPTERIEAAKLDGANAWQQFTNVTVPEIRPTVVVVVTTITIATLKVFDIVRAMTGGNFGTSVIANEMYTQAFNRGEFGQGSALAVILFILVLPIVIYNIRVMRKQREVR; encoded by the coding sequence GTGAGGGGCGACGATTTCTGGGGGTCCTTCGGCGAGAAGTTGGGGGTGCTGGCGATCGGGCTGGCAGCCTTCGCTGCCGTCGTCGGTCTCGTCCTGTTCCTCGCCGACCGCGCGCCCAAGAAGGGCCGCGATGTCATCCAGCTGATCGCCTTCCTGGCTCCGGCGGTCATCCTTCTCGCCGTGGGCCTCGTCTACCCCGCGATCCGCACGACGCTGCTCTCCTTCACCAACCGTCGCGGTGAATGGGTCGGCCTCGACAACTTCTTCTGGATCTTCACTCAGCCCAACACGCTCGTCGTGCTCGGCAACACGGTCCTGTGGGTGATCCTCGTTCCGACGGTGTCGACGCTCGTCGGCCTCGCGTATGCGATCTTCATCGACAAGTCCAAGGGCGAGAAGACGCTGAAGTCCCTCGTCTTCCTGCCGATGGCCATTTCGTTCGTCGGCGCCGGTGTCATCTGGCGGTTCGTCTACGAGTACCGGGCGGAGGGCTTCGAGCAGATCGGAATCCTCAACCAGGTCGTCGTCTGGTTGGGAGGTGAGCCCCAGCAGTGGCTCATCAACTCGCCGATGAACACGATCTTCCTCATCATCGTGATGATCTGGATCCAGACAGGTTTCGCCATGGTCCTCCTGTCGGCTGCGATCAAGGCGGTCCCCACGGAGCGGATCGAGGCGGCGAAGCTCGACGGGGCGAACGCCTGGCAGCAGTTCACCAACGTCACGGTTCCTGAGATCCGTCCGACCGTCGTCGTCGTCGTGACGACGATCACGATCGCGACGCTGAAGGTCTTCGACATCGTCCGCGCCATGACGGGCGGCAACTTCGGCACGAGCGTCATCGCGAACGAGATGTACACGCAGGCGTTCAACCGGGGCGAGTTCGGTCAGGGCTCGGCGCTCGCCGTCATCCTGTTCATCCTCGTCCTGCCCATCGTGATCTACAACATACGAGTCATGCGCAAGCAGAGGGAGGTGCGCTGA
- a CDS encoding carbohydrate ABC transporter permease, with protein sequence MSVAPVDLPVSKKEDAYQEGWRGTKISRVKKSLTSPWATAAAIVIAVVWTIPTFGLLVNSFRPADDIRSSGWWTIFTNPSFSLENYEEVLFSSGASSANLGSYFVNSFMIAIPGAIFPIVLGAMAAYALAWIPFKGAGWIFITIFALQIVPLQMALIPLLQIFNQVLGISGTFPAVWIAHTIFGLPLMVFLLHNFISQIPHDVLEAARVDGANHTQIFFRIILPLSVPALASVAIFQFLWVWNDLLVALVFSGGTADVAPLTQRLAEMVGNFGRNANLLPAGAFISIIVPLIVFFALQRYFVRGLLAGSTKG encoded by the coding sequence ATGAGCGTCGCACCGGTCGATCTTCCCGTCTCGAAGAAAGAGGACGCGTACCAGGAGGGCTGGCGCGGGACGAAGATCTCGCGTGTCAAGAAGAGTCTCACGTCGCCATGGGCGACGGCAGCGGCCATCGTCATCGCCGTCGTCTGGACGATTCCCACCTTCGGGCTTCTCGTCAACTCGTTCCGTCCGGCGGATGACATCCGTTCATCCGGCTGGTGGACGATCTTCACGAACCCGTCGTTCAGCCTCGAGAACTACGAAGAAGTGCTGTTCTCGTCGGGGGCGTCGAGCGCCAACCTGGGGTCGTACTTCGTCAACTCGTTCATGATCGCCATTCCCGGCGCGATCTTCCCGATCGTGCTCGGGGCGATGGCCGCGTACGCGCTCGCCTGGATCCCCTTCAAGGGAGCGGGCTGGATCTTCATCACGATCTTCGCCCTCCAGATCGTGCCGCTGCAGATGGCGCTCATTCCGCTCCTCCAGATCTTCAACCAGGTTCTGGGGATCAGCGGGACGTTCCCCGCGGTATGGATCGCGCACACGATCTTCGGTCTTCCGCTGATGGTGTTCCTGCTGCACAACTTCATCTCGCAGATTCCCCACGATGTCCTGGAGGCCGCGCGGGTCGACGGCGCGAACCACACGCAGATCTTCTTCCGCATCATCCTTCCGCTGTCGGTTCCGGCGCTCGCGAGCGTCGCGATCTTCCAGTTCCTGTGGGTGTGGAACGACCTGCTCGTGGCCCTCGTGTTCTCGGGAGGCACAGCGGATGTGGCGCCGCTCACGCAGCGCCTGGCGGAGATGGTCGGCAACTTCGGCCGGAACGCCAATCTGCTCCCTGCCGGCGCGTTCATCTCGATCATCGTTCCGCTCATCGTGTTCTTCGCGCTGCAGCGGTACTTCGTCCGAGGTCTTCTCGCAGGGTCGACGAAGGGCTGA